A window of the Loxodonta africana isolate mLoxAfr1 chromosome 3, mLoxAfr1.hap2, whole genome shotgun sequence genome harbors these coding sequences:
- the RABGGTB gene encoding geranylgeranyl transferase type-2 subunit beta encodes MGLIRPSGSGVVNHARARRGPEVRFCAGARCLNLPRNCSRSLFPFSDMGTPQKDVVIKSDAPNTLLLEKHADYIASYGSKKDDYEYCMSEYLRMSGIYWGLTVMDLMGQLHRMNREEILTFIKSCQHESGGISASIGHDPHLLYTLSAVQILTLYDSINAIDVNKVVEYVQSLQKEDGSFAGDTWGEIDTRFSFCAVATLALLGKLDAINVEKAIEFVLSCMNFDGGFGCRPGSESHAGQIYCCTGFLAITSQLHQVNSDLLGWWLCERQLPSGGLNGRPEKLPDVCYSWWVLASLKIIGRLHWIDREKLRSFILACQDEETGGFADRPGDMVDPFHTLFGIAGLSLLGEEQIKPVSPVFCMPEEVLRRMNVQPELVS; translated from the exons ATGGGACTGATCCGTCCTTCAGGCAGCGGTGTGGTCAACCATGCCAGGGCGCGGAGGGGGCCTGAGGTGCGCTTCTGCGCAGGCGCACGGTGCCTAAATCTACCCAGGAACTGCTCTCGCTCTCTCTTTCCGTTTTCAGACATG gGCACACCGCAGAAGGATGTTGTTATCAAGTCAGATGCACCGAACACTCTATTGCTGGAGAAACATGCAGACTATATAGCGTCTTATGGCTCAAAGAAAGATGATTAT GAATACTGTATGTCTGAGTATTTGAGAATGAGTGGCATCTACTGGGGTCTGACAGTAATGGATCTCATGGGACAACTTCATCGCATGAATAGAGAAGAAATACTGACGTTTATTAAGTCATGTCAACACGAGTCCGGTGGAATAAGTGCTAGTATTGGACATGATCCTCATCTTTTATATACTCTTAGTGCTGTCCAG ATTCTGACTCTGTATGATAGTATTAATGCCATTGATGTAAATAAAGTTGTGGAATATGTTCAAAGTCTACAGAAAGAAGATGGCTCTTTTGCTGGAGATACTTGGG GAGAAATTGATACAAGATTTTCTTTCTGTGCGGTGGCAACATTGGCTCTGTTG GGGAAGCTGGATGCTATTAATGTGGAAAAGGCAATTGAATTTGTTTTGTCATGTATGAACTTTGATGGTGGATTTGGTTGCAGACCAGGTTCTGAATCCCATGCTGGGCAG ATCTATTGTTGCACAGGATTCCTTGCTATTACTAGTCAGTTGcatcaagtaaattctgattTACTCGGTTGGTGGCTTTGTGAACGACAGTTACCATCAGGTGGACTCAACGGAAGACCAGAGAAG TTGCCAGATGTATGCTATTCCTGGTGGGTTTTGGCTTCCCTAAAGATAATTGGAAGGCTTCATTGGATTGACAGAGAGAAACTGCGTAGTTTCATTTTAGCATGTCAAGATGAGGAAACGGGAGGATTTGCAGACAGGCCAGGAGACATG gtaGATCCATTTCATACTTTATTTGGAATTGCTGGACTATCGCTTTTGGGAGAAGAACAGATTAAACCTGTTAGTCCTGTTTTTTGTATGCCTGAAGAAGTACTTCGGAGAATGAATGTTCAGCCTGAACTAGTGAGCTAG